The following coding sequences are from one Humulus lupulus chromosome X, drHumLupu1.1, whole genome shotgun sequence window:
- the LOC133804784 gene encoding homeobox protein ATH1-like, whose product MENNQTFKSLLTDGISPLNYTAMNNSFVLQSSLFDHHYHGDDLSYYNPLIDSYKRSFTRDEVSLLGGVGTELQEETANFMAAKAAGHGHGHGVQESLDDLAISVPHHMYSPCFVSNQDNSSYVSFENQYWGDIELDHLSGKTSEFHQTFDESVWTNNNNNNNLFLSLATSQPSVTTGLGQCSDMSGSVAEPNSGNTEKIMLVSEQNSCHNSKVISGSKYLSAAQQILAHVAGFSLGKLDHDHHYCSSSMNSCSFSTMSTMDSTSDGGFRLQGETTLFESHQQLTDERKTDKLLLLSLLQMVDDRYNKCLEEIHSVVSDPHIHARFALQTISVLYKGLRERIKHCLAMEATVSFDHRVKEKGFETSFIQKQWDLRQKKKQERLWIPQRGLPLKSVSVLKAWLFENFLHPYPKDDEKHWLAIKSGLTKIQVSNWFMNARGRLWKPMILEMEAELNKIKKSNKNKRISINHKINQIRETINLD is encoded by the exons ATGGAGAATAATCAAACATTTAAATCTCTACTCACTGATGGGATTTCACCTCTTAATTATACAGCCATGAACAACTCCTTTGTTCTTCAGTCTTCTTTATTCGATCATCATTATCATGGTGATGATCTCAGTTATTATAACCCTTTGATAGATTCCTACAAAAGAAGTTTCACTAGAGACGAAGTCTCCTTACTTGGCGGGGTTGGCACTGAGTTACAAGAAGAAACAGCTAACTTCATGGCTGCAAAGGCAGCTGGCCATGGCCATGGCCATGGAGTTCAAGAAAGCCTCGACGACTTAGCCATTTCGGTTCCTCATCATATGTACTCACCTTGTTTTGTTTCGAACCAAGACAACTCCTCTTATGTTAGTTTTGAAAATCAGTACTGGGGTGATATAGAGCTCGACCACCTTAGTGGGAAAACTTCTGAATTTCATCAAACGTTTGATGAAAGTGTATggactaataataataataataataatctcttTCTATCACTGGCCACATCTCAGCCCTCTGTCACCACAGGCCTAGGCCAATGCTCGGACATGTCTGGCTCTGTTGCTGAGCCTAATAGTGGCAACACCGAGAAAATAATGCTGGTTTCCGAGCAAAATTCTTGCCACAACAGCAAAGTGATATCAGGATCGAAATATCTTTCTGCAGCTCAACAAATTCTAGCTCACGTTGCAGGCTTTTCGCTCGGAAAACTCGATCACGATCATCATTATTGTTCGAGTAGTATGAACTCTTGCTCATTCTCAACAATGTCAACAATGGATTCGACCTCCGATGGTGGCTTCAGGCTTCAAGGAGAAACTACATTATTCGAATCCCACCAACAATTAACCGATGAAAGAAAAACAGACAAGTTATTGTTGTTGTCTCTGCTACAAATG GTTGATGATCGTTACAACAAGTGTTTGGAAGAGATTCATTCAGTGGTATCAGACCCTCATATACATGCTCGTTTTGCTCTCCAAACAATCTCTGTATTGTACAAAGGCTTGAGAGAAAGGATCAAGCATTGCCTGGCCATGGAAGCTACTGTGAGTTTCGATCATCGTGTCAAGGAAAAGGGTTTCGAGACCTCTTTTATACAGAAACAATGGGATCTTCGACAGAAGAAGAAGCAGGAGCGGTTATGGATACCCCAGAGAGGCTTGCCTTTGAAATCTGTGTCTGTTCTCAAAGCTTGGCTGTTTGAAAACTTTCTTCATCC GTATCCCAAAGATGACGAGAAGCATTGGCTTGCTATAAAGAGTGGGTTGACAAAAATCcaa GTATCTAACTGGTTTATGAACGCTCGAGGTCGGCTATGGAAGCCAATGATACTTGAAATGGAAGCAGAActgaacaaaataaagaaaagcAACAAGAACAAAAGAATTAGTATCAACcataaaattaatcaaattagaGAAACAATTAATCTCGATTAA